In Desulfofustis limnaeus, the genomic stretch AGGAACTGGGTCGCTACTATGACGAGGTGGCTCCGGGCCGGGTCTGGCCCATCGTTCAAGCCGAGGAGGTCGGCGCGGAGGAATTCGAACAGGTGCTTGGGGGTGTTGCCCGCAGTGGTGCCGACGATGTGCTGGTCTACAGCTATCGGACGATGCTCGATCACCATTGGCGGGCGCTGTCCGGCTTTGTCCCGTCGGCGAACCTGATCGGCGACCCGCGATTCACGACGGTTGCACAGGGCGGTCTGTCTGAGGCGGCAGCGGGCGACGCGGCGCAGTCGGCGGAGCCGCGGCGCTGGAGCATGGGGGGAAAAAACGGGGTGAGCGACAGCCGGTTTTTTCATGTCCCGGCCGGTGACGGCAACGGGCCGGCTGTGGGAATCGAGGCCGGTCGAGACGGCCAGGGGCGGTGGAGCATTGGACTGCCGAGGTGCGAGGCCGGGCGCGTCTATCGGTTCAGCGGTGATTTTTATCGTGGTGATCGCAACGATCACCACGCCTATCCGGAGGTGGAGGTGTGGGGACAGCAGGAGCGGCTGAACACCCACCGGATGGTCGGGGGCTTTCAGCGTCTGCAGACGTTGGTTACCTGTCCTGAACAACTGAGCGAGGCGGAGAGCCGGTTTTCTTTCTGGAATCGCGACCCCGGCGCCACCTTCTGGTTGAAGCAACCGCGTCTGGAGCCTTGGGTGGCAGAGGGTGAGGCCGGGGCCGGAGGTGGAGCGGCGCCCCCCGGCGCGACGTTTTTCCCCATCGGCGTCTACGGGGCAAAGGTGGAAAACCTCGGGCAGATCAAAGAGCTGGGACTAAGCGCTGCAGTCATCGGCATGACTGAGGAGGCCATTGCCGCCTGCCGAGAGCAGGGGGTGCATTGCCTGCTGGCAGTTCCACGCGAAGCGGAGCGGTTGTTGACGCTCTTGCAACGCATCGACGCGGAGCTCGATCCGGAGGCATTCTCTTTCTATGTGAATGATGAGCCGGAGATTCATTCCTTTCCGGTGGGTACGGCGATTGATATCCGGCGTCTCCTCAAAGAGCGCTACCCCCGGCTGGCCACGGCCATGGCGGTGGTGCGGCCGCAGGCCCTGCCGTTTTACCAGGGCGGTGCCGATTTCTTCATGCTCGATCAGTATCCGGTACCGAACATGCCGCTGGTCTGGCTCGCCGATTCCCTGGACGGGGCGGCCGCTACTGTCGGCGTCCAGCGACTGCAGGCGGTCATCCAGGCCTTTGGTGGCGAGAAACATGCGTTCAGCGGCTGGCCACGGCGACCAAGCTTCGCCGAGATGAATTGCCTCGCTTTTCTGGCCGTCATCCACGGCAGCCGGGGCCTGTATTTCTACAGCTTTCCGGAAATCACCGGGACTACTGACGGCCGGGAGGAGTTCGGCCGGGTGATCAGGCGACTCAACAGCCTCCGCTCATGGTTGGCCCTGGAAAACGAGGCGGTCGGCCCGGAGGTGACGGTAACCTCGCGCTACGGCCTCGATCCGGCCGGTCGGCCGGCGGTGCATTGCGCCGTGAAAAGACAGCAGAACACCCGACTGCTCATTTGCGCCAACACCATCGCCACGTCGGTAAATGCCGACATTGCCCCCGGCGGCTCTAAGGCAGCGCTCTGGCAGGACTATTTCCAGGCGGGGACGCAACCGCTGCTCGACGGCCGTCTGCGACATCGCTTCGACCCATATGAGGTGGTGGTCTGGATGGAGCAGTAGACGACCTATTCCAGGGTCCCGAGGGTAACGGCCACGTCGAGCCGCTCAGCTTTGCGGTAAAGGGAGAGTTTCACGGTGGTGCCGGGGGCGCTGAGGGCGATCCGGTTTCTCAGGTCGGCGGGACCGTTGATCGGGACCGTATCGAGGGCCACGATCAGATCGTGTGGCTGCAGTTTGGCCGTAGCGGCCGGAGAGTTCGGCTGTACCTGATCGATGCGGGCGGCCCGAGTGGAGCCGGGCAGGTCATGTTCAGCCAGATCTTCAGGCCTGGCATCTTTGAGGGCCACGCCGAGCCAGCCGCGCTCGACGCTGCCCTTTTGCTTGAGTTGTTCGGCGATGCGCCGGGCCATGTCGATGGGGATGGCGAAACCGACGCCCATGTAGCCGCCGGTCTGGGTGATGAAGGCGGTGTTCATGCCGATCACCCGGCCGTCGCTGTCGACCAGGGGGCCGCCTGAGTTGCCGGGGTTGATGGCCGCGTCGGTTTGGATGAAATCCTCGTAGTCGCTGATGCCGAGGCTGTTGCGCCCGGTGGCGCTGATGATGCCGGCGGTCACCGTCTGCAGGTTGGCAAACGGCGAGCCGAAGGCCAGCACCCATTGGCCGGCCTTCAGATCTTCCGATGAGCCCAGCGGCAGTGCCGTGAACGGCTGCGCCTGAGCATCGATCTTGAGCAGGCCAACGTCGGAACGGGCGTCGCTGCCGACGAGCCGGGCCTGCATCTGACGGCGGTCGGCCAGTGTGACGGTTATCGAATCAGCCCGATCAATGACGTGATGGTTGGTCAGGATATAGCCGTCGGTGCCGATGAGAAACCCGGAGCCGTGGCCGTAGCTCGGGGCCTGGGGCGTGGGGGTGGAGTTCTTGTCGGGTGCCTTGCCGAAGAAGTGTTTGATGTCAGGATCGTTGAAAAAACTGGTGCCAGAGCCGGTCGTGGGGTCGGTGTCGCCCTTGTTTCGCGAGACTTCGATATAAACGACCCCTGCCTTGCTCTGCTCGATGATCTGCGGAAACTGTTCGGCGGATCGGCTGAAAAGGGTGGCGGCCGGAGGGGCGGGTTCGGCCTGGAGACAACCAGGTGCGTAAACGGTGCTGCCAAGGACGAGCAGACAGAGCAGGGCGACAGAACTACGAGGGTGACGATTGGTCATGGGTAGGGCCGGGTTGATGAGGGTGGTTGGCTATGGTTGCCCCACTATAGAGTAGTGGGCCCGGAATGTCACGCCCTGCGTTAATAACATAGGGTCATCTTAATATGGGGTCACCCATTAAAAGGCCTCTTGTCAAGGAATAGACTACTCCGATCAAGGAAAAGGTGATTTTCCTTGCGAGAGTATTACTTCAATCTACCGTGTGCGTTGTTTGTCCGTTCTTTTCTGCACCCGTAGTTTCGGCGATACCGTGTCAGTGGTGAGCTCCACTGCACCAGTCACCCATCAGGTTCAAGGCTGCAGCAGAGAGGCGACAAGCGGAACAAAGAGATCCATACACAATCTCGTCGTGGAGCTTGTCGCCTCTCGGGCCACGACCCCTGTCCGACGTTTCGGACCCAGAAAATCCTCGGTACCATGCCGGTTCCACTGGTGCCGTGCTGACAAATACCATGGTTATTAACCAACCCTTTTTTGGTTCGGGCATGGGCAGGAAAGACACCGACAAACACCGGACGGGACGGCTGCCAATCAAGTCTGCTGGTTGTGCCAACCCCTTAGGCGGTTCACCGTCCCGGCCGATTCAACAAAACAGTTTCTCCGGTTGATAGTCCACCTTGTCTCGCATGATAAAATACGCTGCCCGGACCAGCTTGTGGGCCACGGCCTTATGGGCCACCATACGGTTGGTCCGGGCCGCCTTGCGATTGAAAAACGCTTTTGCCCGCTCATCGTAACGCCTGGTCAATTCAGCCGCCTCGGAAAAGGCCCAGGCCAGATACTTGTTGCCGTTCTTATCATTACCCTTGCCTTTCTTTTTGCCGTTGCTGGTCCAGACACTGGGGACCTTTCGGCAGTAAGAAGCGAAGGCGCCAACGGTGGGAAAGCGGTGAATGGTTCCGGTTTCCAGCATGATGGTCAGCGCCAGAATCATGCCGACACCCGGAATACTCAGTAATTTCTGGTATTCGTCCCTCAGCTTGATTTTGTGATGCACCGCTCGTTCAAGACGACGAATGGCCGTGGTGAGAAAATCGATGCTTTGCTTGCTCACCGTACTGCTCAATGCCAATTCCTCCTGACCGGCAAACAGTTCCGATACCTGGTCGTGTTTGACCGCCTTGATCTTGTTGCCGTTTATTTTGCAGCCGCAGTTTCGGTAGATGATATCCTGCAGGCTGTTGATCAAAGACGTCCGCAGGCGAACCAGATGGCCGCGCTTGCGCAGAAGATCCCGAACCGGTCGTTCGTCTTTTGGATAGATATAGCCTTGCGGCAGAATCCCTAAGCGGAGTAAATGCGCCAGCCAGAAGGCATCGTGTTTGTCGTTGCTGTGCTTCAACCCTTTGTACTTCTGAATACCTGCCGGGTTTGCCAGATGGAGGTGATACCCCTCGTCCATGAGGGTGTCGACCAGCCAATACCAGTTAAAGGTTGATTCGACAACGATCCCCTGCAAATCATGTTCGAAAGGTGCCAGCTCAGAGAGTACCACGTCGGTAGCATTGGGCAGTTTTCGTTCATAGATCCGCTTGTCCTGGCCATCGATGATCGCCAGATAATTGTTGTTGGCATGGAGATCGAACGCGCCAAATAATACTCTGCTGGTGTATACTTGCTTCATGGGACACCTCCTTTTTTTGGTTTGCCTGCCAATAGCATATCATCGGAGCGCTGCTCCTTGATATGCAGGAGGTGTCCTTTTAGATGATTATCAGGTCTTGTATTTTGACATTTGTTCTTGCGCAAATGTCAAAATACAAGACCTGACCCCATGTTTGTTCTTTTTTCCTGGGCGAGCAGACGTAGCAGTTGAACCATCTGCTCCCGATCGATGTCGATGAAAGAGGCGGCGAATTCGTCAAAGTTGACGCGTACCATTTTCCCTTTCAGTTCCAGCGGTGCGTCGTCCTGTTCCTTGAAGCAATCGAGGATCAGGGCGATCTCGTCGCCCGGCTGCAGGGGCAGGGTGGCCATCTCCGCAAAGAGTCCGGCGGTGGAGATGTTGATCAGGGTAGCTTCACCGGTCTGCCCTTTTTTCCGGTAGGAAATCCGGTGCGGCGGCAAGGTGTAGCGCAGGGCGCTTCGTTTTGATTTCTGCTCCATGTCGTCTGCTGATAGAAGAAAGGTGTATACCTTTCATATCGGCAGAACGGATCTGAACACAAGGAAAAAGACGAGGTTTTTTCAGAACTGCCAGAACCCGGGGGAGGGACCAGGCTCCCCCGGGTTCTGGAAATGGAGAACGGCTCTGCAGCAACAAGGACGGAAGCCGTAGCCCTTTCTCCACCGTCTGGTGCTGGGTTGGTTGCGGCGGCGGCCGTCAGTGGGCGGATGGTTCTCGCCTGGTGCCGCTCAGTTTAAAGATGTTGCCCCGCAGGAAACGCAGCGGGGCGCCGAACAACACCATGAAGGTGTTGCAGACGGCATCGGCGTGAACTTTCCGGCAATGTTCTTCGATGTCCGGAATCTGGTGTTTCGCCAAATCACGATAAAAACTCTCCATCCTCTCACGCATGGTTGTCATCACCCTCCCCCCTTGGAGCTGATTTATGGTTCACCGCAGTGCGGTCCTGTCCGTGCCGGAAGTCGAGGTCGGCCAGTCAGCGGATCCAGTTGGCGTAAAGGTAGGTCGTCGTGGAGAAAAGATCCGGGTCGTAGCCGTCTTGCCTGACAGGTTAGTCGGGCAGG encodes the following:
- a CDS encoding S1C family serine protease; protein product: MTNRHPRSSVALLCLLVLGSTVYAPGCLQAEPAPPAATLFSRSAEQFPQIIEQSKAGVVYIEVSRNKGDTDPTTGSGTSFFNDPDIKHFFGKAPDKNSTPTPQAPSYGHGSGFLIGTDGYILTNHHVIDRADSITVTLADRRQMQARLVGSDARSDVGLLKIDAQAQPFTALPLGSSEDLKAGQWVLAFGSPFANLQTVTAGIISATGRNSLGISDYEDFIQTDAAINPGNSGGPLVDSDGRVIGMNTAFITQTGGYMGVGFAIPIDMARRIAEQLKQKGSVERGWLGVALKDARPEDLAEHDLPGSTRAARIDQVQPNSPAATAKLQPHDLIVALDTVPINGPADLRNRIALSAPGTTVKLSLYRKAERLDVAVTLGTLE
- a CDS encoding IS110 family transposase is translated as MKQVYTSRVLFGAFDLHANNNYLAIIDGQDKRIYERKLPNATDVVLSELAPFEHDLQGIVVESTFNWYWLVDTLMDEGYHLHLANPAGIQKYKGLKHSNDKHDAFWLAHLLRLGILPQGYIYPKDERPVRDLLRKRGHLVRLRTSLINSLQDIIYRNCGCKINGNKIKAVKHDQVSELFAGQEELALSSTVSKQSIDFLTTAIRRLERAVHHKIKLRDEYQKLLSIPGVGMILALTIMLETGTIHRFPTVGAFASYCRKVPSVWTSNGKKKGKGNDKNGNKYLAWAFSEAAELTRRYDERAKAFFNRKAARTNRMVAHKAVAHKLVRAAYFIMRDKVDYQPEKLFC
- a CDS encoding PilZ domain-containing protein; amino-acid sequence: MEQKSKRSALRYTLPPHRISYRKKGQTGEATLINISTAGLFAEMATLPLQPGDEIALILDCFKEQDDAPLELKGKMVRVNFDEFAASFIDIDREQMVQLLRLLAQEKRTNMGSGLVF